From a single Acidobacteriota bacterium genomic region:
- a CDS encoding single-stranded DNA-binding protein has protein sequence MSFNKIILVGNLGRDPELRYTPQGDAVCDFSMATNERKRDKSGEWQDVPTWFRVTLWRNQAENAAKYLKKGSQVYIEGRLSLEEWTDREGATRQTLQVSGTDMRFIGSRGDAPADRGGSGSEPEFAGPSDQASSSSSSSAAPAKAASTDDDIPF, from the coding sequence ATGTCTTTCAACAAAATCATCCTTGTCGGGAACCTGGGAAGGGATCCTGAACTCCGCTACACACCCCAGGGCGATGCCGTTTGCGACTTTTCAATGGCCACAAATGAGCGGAAAAGAGATAAATCGGGTGAATGGCAGGATGTCCCCACATGGTTTCGCGTAACGCTTTGGCGTAATCAAGCGGAGAATGCAGCGAAATATTTGAAGAAGGGAAGTCAGGTCTATATTGAAGGGCGCTTGAGCCTTGAAGAATGGACCGATCGGGAAGGCGCCACCCGGCAGACGCTTCAGGTATCAGGAACGGATATGCGTTTTATTGGTTCTCGTGGTGATGCTCCGGCTGATCGCGGAGGATCTGGTTCAGAACCAGAGTTTGCCGGGCCTTCGGACCAGGCGTCTTCGTCATCGTCCTCATCCGCGGCACCCGCCAAAGCGGCTTCGACCGACGACGATATACCGTTCTAA